The following coding sequences lie in one Pseudomonas monsensis genomic window:
- the xerD gene encoding site-specific tyrosine recombinase XerD, whose product MPAIDHPLIDQFLDALWLEKGLSENTRGAYRSDLALFNGWLQEKNLELINAGRELILDHLAWRLEQNYKPRSTARFLSGVRGFYRYLLREKLISVDPTLRVDMPQLGRPLPKSLSEADVEALLKAPDLSEAIGQRDRAMLEVLYACGLRVTELVSLTLEQVNLRQGVLRVMGKGSKERLVPMGEEAIVWVERYMRDGRSELLGGRPSDVLFPSQRGEQMTRQTFWHRIKHWAKVAGIGKSLSPHTLRHAFATHLLNHGADLRVVQMLLGHSDLSTTQIYTHVARARLQDLHAKHHPRG is encoded by the coding sequence ATGCCTGCTATTGACCATCCGCTGATTGACCAATTCCTCGACGCTTTATGGCTGGAGAAGGGCCTGTCGGAAAACACCCGCGGCGCCTACCGCAGCGACCTGGCGCTGTTCAATGGCTGGCTGCAGGAGAAAAACCTCGAGCTGATCAACGCCGGTCGTGAATTGATCCTCGACCACTTGGCCTGGCGTCTGGAGCAGAACTACAAACCACGTTCCACCGCGAGATTTCTCTCCGGTGTGCGTGGCTTTTATCGCTATTTGCTGCGGGAAAAGCTGATCAGTGTCGATCCGACCTTGCGCGTCGACATGCCACAACTTGGCCGACCGCTGCCCAAATCCCTGTCCGAAGCCGACGTGGAAGCCTTGCTGAAGGCGCCGGATCTGAGCGAAGCCATCGGCCAGCGTGACCGCGCCATGCTTGAAGTGCTCTACGCCTGCGGGCTGCGGGTGACCGAACTGGTGAGCCTGACGCTGGAGCAGGTCAACCTGCGCCAGGGCGTGTTGCGGGTGATGGGCAAGGGCAGCAAGGAACGGCTGGTGCCGATGGGCGAGGAGGCGATCGTCTGGGTCGAGCGTTATATGCGCGATGGCCGTAGCGAGCTGCTCGGTGGCCGGCCCAGCGATGTGCTGTTTCCCAGCCAGCGCGGCGAACAGATGACCCGCCAGACCTTCTGGCATCGCATCAAGCATTGGGCCAAGGTCGCCGGGATTGGCAAGTCGCTGTCGCCGCACACCTTGCGTCACGCATTTGCCACGCACCTGCTCAATCACGGCGCGGATTTGCGCGTGGTGCAGATGTTGCTCGGGCACAGCGACCTTTCCACTACGCAGATCTACACTCACGTTGCCCGCGCCCGTTTGCAGGACCTGCACGCCAAACACCACCCGCGCGGCTGA
- the dsbC gene encoding bifunctional protein-disulfide isomerase/oxidoreductase DsbC, which yields MRLTQIFAAAAIALVSTFAVADDAADKAIRQSLEKLELEVPVESISASPLPGMYEVKLKGSRVLYASADGQYIVQGYLFQLKDGKPVNLTEKTERLGISKLVNAIPVAETVVYPAVGETKSHITVFTDTTCPYCHKLHAEVPELNKRGIEVRYVAFPRQGLGSPGDEQLQAVWCSKDKKAAMDKMVDGKEIKAAKCENPVSKQFALGQSIGVNGTPAIVLADGQVIPGYQPAPQVAKLALGAK from the coding sequence ATGCGTCTGACCCAGATTTTCGCCGCCGCAGCCATTGCGTTGGTCAGCACCTTTGCCGTCGCCGATGACGCGGCCGACAAAGCCATTCGTCAAAGCCTGGAAAAACTCGAACTCGAGGTTCCGGTAGAAAGCATCAGCGCCAGCCCGTTGCCGGGCATGTATGAAGTCAAGCTCAAGGGCAGCCGCGTGCTATACGCCAGCGCCGATGGCCAGTACATCGTTCAGGGCTATCTGTTCCAGCTCAAGGACGGCAAACCAGTCAACCTGACCGAGAAGACCGAACGCCTGGGCATCTCCAAACTGGTCAACGCCATCCCGGTGGCCGAGACTGTGGTGTACCCGGCTGTGGGCGAGACCAAATCGCACATCACCGTGTTCACCGACACCACCTGCCCGTACTGCCACAAGCTGCACGCCGAAGTGCCCGAGCTGAACAAGCGCGGCATCGAAGTGCGTTATGTGGCCTTCCCGCGTCAGGGCCTCGGCTCACCGGGTGACGAGCAGTTGCAAGCCGTGTGGTGCTCGAAAGACAAGAAAGCCGCCATGGACAAAATGGTCGATGGCAAGGAAATCAAGGCCGCCAAGTGCGAGAACCCGGTTTCGAAGCAGTTCGCCCTCGGTCAGTCGATCGGCGTGAACGGCACACCGGCCATCGTTTTGGCCGACGGACAAGTCATTCCGGGCTACCAGCCGGCGCCACAAGTCGCCAAACTGGCCTTGGGCGCGAAGTAA
- a CDS encoding homoserine dehydrogenase: MNPVKVGICGLGTVGGGTFNVLQRNAEEIARRAGRGIEVAQIAMRTPKPQFQTTGIAITTDVFEVATNPEIDIVIELMGGYTVARELVLKAIENGKHVVTANKALIAVHGNEIFAKAREKGVIVAFEAAVAGGIPVIKAIREGLSANRINWVAGIINGTGNFILTEMREKGRTFEDVLVEAQALGYAEADPTFDVEGIDAAHKLTILASIAFGIPLQFDKAYTEGITKLTTADVNYAEALGYRIKHLGVARSTAAGIELRVHPTLIPADRLIANVNGVMNAVMVNGDAAGSTLFYGAGAGMEPTASSVIADLVDVVRAMTSDPENRVPHLAFQPDSLSAHPILPIEACESAYYLRIQAKDHPGVLAQVASILSERGINIESIMQKEVEEQDGLVPMILLTHRVVEQRINDAIAALEALAGVNGPVVRIRVEHLN, from the coding sequence GTGAATCCGGTCAAAGTAGGCATCTGTGGGTTAGGGACCGTCGGTGGCGGTACCTTCAACGTACTTCAGCGCAACGCCGAGGAAATTGCTCGTCGTGCCGGGCGTGGGATCGAAGTGGCACAAATTGCCATGCGCACGCCAAAGCCTCAGTTCCAGACGACCGGTATTGCGATTACCACCGATGTCTTCGAAGTGGCCACGAACCCTGAGATCGACATCGTCATAGAGCTGATGGGCGGCTACACCGTTGCCCGCGAGCTGGTACTCAAGGCCATCGAGAATGGCAAGCATGTGGTCACCGCGAACAAGGCTCTGATTGCCGTTCACGGTAATGAAATTTTCGCCAAGGCGCGCGAGAAAGGCGTGATCGTCGCGTTCGAAGCGGCGGTGGCCGGTGGCATTCCGGTGATCAAGGCGATCCGCGAAGGCCTGTCCGCCAACCGCATCAACTGGGTTGCCGGGATCATCAACGGCACCGGCAACTTCATCCTCACCGAAATGCGCGAGAAGGGCCGTACCTTCGAAGACGTGCTGGTCGAAGCGCAGGCGCTGGGTTATGCCGAAGCCGATCCGACCTTCGACGTCGAAGGCATCGACGCCGCGCACAAGCTGACGATTCTGGCGTCGATCGCGTTCGGTATTCCGCTGCAATTCGACAAGGCTTACACCGAAGGCATCACCAAACTGACCACCGCTGACGTGAACTACGCCGAAGCGCTGGGCTACCGCATCAAGCACCTCGGTGTGGCTCGCAGCACTGCGGCCGGTATCGAGCTGCGCGTACACCCGACGCTGATCCCGGCCGATCGTCTGATCGCCAACGTCAACGGTGTGATGAACGCGGTGATGGTCAACGGTGATGCCGCCGGCTCGACCCTGTTCTACGGCGCTGGCGCCGGCATGGAGCCAACCGCGTCGTCGGTGATCGCCGACCTGGTCGACGTGGTTCGCGCCATGACCTCCGACCCGGAAAACCGCGTGCCGCATCTGGCCTTCCAGCCGGACTCGCTGTCGGCCCATCCGATCCTGCCGATCGAAGCCTGCGAAAGCGCGTATTACCTGCGCATTCAGGCCAAGGACCATCCGGGCGTACTGGCTCAGGTGGCGAGCATCCTCTCGGAGCGCGGCATCAACATCGAGTCGATCATGCAGAAGGAAGTCGAAGAGCAAGACGGTCTGGTGCCGATGATCCTGCTGACCCACCGCGTGGTCGAGCAGCGTATCAACGATGCGATCGCCGCCCTCGAGGCGCTGGCCGGCGTGAATGGTCCGGTTGTACGGATCCGCGTCGAGCACCTGAACTAA